In one window of Bemisia tabaci chromosome 6, PGI_BMITA_v3 DNA:
- the Dhpr gene encoding dihydropteridine reductase produces MSRAGRIFVYGGRGALGSTCVSHFKKQNWWVGSIDLKENEEADVNIILDPNHGWLEQESKLISQVGAALENNKLDAVICVAGGWAGGNAASKEFVKNTDLMWKQSVWSSVLAAAMAANFLKEGGVITLTGAHAALNGTPGMIGYGLAKGAVHQLTKSLAAPESGLPKGSLAVSILPITLDTPMNRKWMPKADTSTWTPLEFVADLFLQWTQGQNRPANGSLVGLKTENNVTKLEIS; encoded by the exons ATGTCACGTGCAGGACGTATTTTCGTTTATGGCGGTCGTGGAGCCCTTGGAAGCACATGTGTCTCTCACTTCAAAAAGCAGAACTGG TGGGTTGGATCCATTgatctgaaggaaaatgaagaGGCTGATGTTAATATAATTCTTGATCCAAATCACGGCTGGCTGGAGCAG gAGTCAAAATTAATCAGTCAAGTAGGAGCTGCTTTAGAAAATAATAAGTTGGATGCAGTAATCTGTGTCGCAGGTGGATGGGCCGGTGGGAATGCTGCCTCTAAAG AATTTGTCAAAAACACTGATTTAATGTGGAAGCAAAGTGTTTGGAGCTCTGTCCTTGCTGCTGCAATGGCGGCCAACTTCTTGAAAGAAGGCGGTGTTATCACATTGACAGGTGCTCATGCGGCTCTCAATGGAACTCCAG GAATGATAGGTTATGGTTTGGCAAAAGGAGCAGTCCATCAGTTGACAAAGTCACTTGCTGCCCCTGAGAGTGGTTTGCCAAAAGGCTCTTTGGCTGTCTCAATTTTACCCATTACCCTTGACACACCGATGAATCGCAAGTGGATGCCAAAAGCTGATACTTCCACCTGGACCCCTCTTGAATTCGTTGCAGA TCTTTTCCTCCAATGGACACAAGGACAGAACAGACCTGCCAACGGTAGTTTAGTAGGCCTGAAAACGGAAAACAACGTCACAAAGCTGGAAATTTCCTAA
- the LOC109042884 gene encoding uncharacterized protein isoform X2, which produces METYMRNIHSQNNNVYPSNQIELLHDPVEQYPLINFGSNNPMLGECLPNEEQLCNFISSLDGSTSLTFEKLLQSSQQDNEYRCNNYLLNPTKPSMYNFSRPESPKNNSFLQTSRPRMIRGCQDYRSDRWNSSLPQGPPYSPVSPAVDLNNNDMPCIDRNIDHNVFSPKRYECTEKQCQDFMSNQYYATKEVECDWNNNADAMPDLNNNACAVPEKTNETLELKIVSLLYHTKSLQTLPGKFHVLIDLSLRQLDLLTNERQKIEQLFSEVKSSLGSHQQEDLNRIDRLIHGYMNEVQPVKEIISKLDVVHSDNLKTDNRQLIDSWIGCIESVRLSRKTSSHLSQKE; this is translated from the exons ATGGAAACCTACATGAGGAACATCCACAGCCAAAACAATAAT GTGTACCCAAGTAACCAGATTGAACTCCTTCATGATCCAGTGGAGCAATACCCACTCATAAACTTCGGTAGCAACAACCCAATGTTAG GAGAGTGTTTACCAAATGAAGAACAGCTCTGCAATTTCATCAGTTCCCTAGATGGTTCCACAAGTTTAACTTTCGAAAAGCTCTTACAGTCATCACAACAA GATAATGAATACAGGTGCAATAACTACCTCCTCAATCCAACAAAACCCTCCATGTACAACTTTTCAAGGCCCGAAAGCCCCAAGAACAATTCTTTTCTGCAGACCAGCCGACCAAGAATGATACGAGGCTGTCAAGACTATCGCTCAGATCGCTGGAATTCGAGCCTTCCTCAAGGCCCGCCCTATTCACCTGTATCACCAGCAGTGGATTTAAACAACAATGACATGCCTTGTATAGATAGAAATATTGATCACAATGTTTTTAGCCCAAAAAGATATGAATGCACCGAAAAGCAGTGTCAAGATTTTATGTCTAACCAGTATTATGCAACAAAGGAAGTTGAGTGTGATTGGAATAATAATGCCGACGCTATGCCAGATCTAAATAATAATGCCTGTGCAGTGCCTGAAAAGACGAATGAAACACTCGAGTTGAAAATAGTCTCTCTCCTCTACCATACTAAATCTTTACA aACTTTACCAGGTAAATTCCATGTGCTGATAGATCTCAGTTTAAGACAACTTGATTTGCTGACAAACGAAAGGCAAAAAATTGAACAGTTATTTTCTGAGGTCAAATCTTCTCTTGGCAGCCATCAACAAGAGGACCTCAATAGAATCGATCGCCTCATTCACGGATACATGAATGAAGTCCAGCCG GTAAAGGAAATCATCTCTAAATTAGATGTGGTCCACTCAGATAACCTTAAGACTGATAACAGACAACTTATAGACTCTTGGATCGGGTGCATTGAGAGTGTTCGGCTTTCTCGAAAAACTTCCAGTCATCTATCTCAAAAGGAAT ag
- the LOC109042884 gene encoding uncharacterized protein isoform X1 yields the protein METYMRNIHSQNNNVYPSNQIELLHDPVEQYPLINFGSNNPMLGECLPNEEQLCNFISSLDGSTSLTFEKLLQSSQQDNEYRCNNYLLNPTKPSMYNFSRPESPKNNSFLQTSRPRMIRGCQDYRSDRWNSSLPQGPPYSPVSPAVDLNNNDMPCIDRNIDHNVFSPKRYECTEKQCQDFMSNQYYATKEVECDWNNNADAMPDLNNNACAVPEKTNETLELKIVSLLYHTKSLQTLPGKFHVLIDLSLRQLDLLTNERQKIEQLFSEVKSSLGSHQQEDLNRIDRLIHGYMNEVQPVKEIISKLDVVHSDNLKTDNRQLIDSWIGCIESVRLSRKTSSHLSQKEYLTQQVYNLKALCDQTRRIRTCIWCVSTLTTGASA from the exons ATGGAAACCTACATGAGGAACATCCACAGCCAAAACAATAAT GTGTACCCAAGTAACCAGATTGAACTCCTTCATGATCCAGTGGAGCAATACCCACTCATAAACTTCGGTAGCAACAACCCAATGTTAG GAGAGTGTTTACCAAATGAAGAACAGCTCTGCAATTTCATCAGTTCCCTAGATGGTTCCACAAGTTTAACTTTCGAAAAGCTCTTACAGTCATCACAACAA GATAATGAATACAGGTGCAATAACTACCTCCTCAATCCAACAAAACCCTCCATGTACAACTTTTCAAGGCCCGAAAGCCCCAAGAACAATTCTTTTCTGCAGACCAGCCGACCAAGAATGATACGAGGCTGTCAAGACTATCGCTCAGATCGCTGGAATTCGAGCCTTCCTCAAGGCCCGCCCTATTCACCTGTATCACCAGCAGTGGATTTAAACAACAATGACATGCCTTGTATAGATAGAAATATTGATCACAATGTTTTTAGCCCAAAAAGATATGAATGCACCGAAAAGCAGTGTCAAGATTTTATGTCTAACCAGTATTATGCAACAAAGGAAGTTGAGTGTGATTGGAATAATAATGCCGACGCTATGCCAGATCTAAATAATAATGCCTGTGCAGTGCCTGAAAAGACGAATGAAACACTCGAGTTGAAAATAGTCTCTCTCCTCTACCATACTAAATCTTTACA aACTTTACCAGGTAAATTCCATGTGCTGATAGATCTCAGTTTAAGACAACTTGATTTGCTGACAAACGAAAGGCAAAAAATTGAACAGTTATTTTCTGAGGTCAAATCTTCTCTTGGCAGCCATCAACAAGAGGACCTCAATAGAATCGATCGCCTCATTCACGGATACATGAATGAAGTCCAGCCG GTAAAGGAAATCATCTCTAAATTAGATGTGGTCCACTCAGATAACCTTAAGACTGATAACAGACAACTTATAGACTCTTGGATCGGGTGCATTGAGAGTGTTCGGCTTTCTCGAAAAACTTCCAGTCATCTATCTCAAAAGGAAT aTTTAACACAACAAGTCTATAATTTAAAAGCCTTATGTGATCAAACTCGCAGAATTCGCACATGTATATGGTGTGTCTCCACTCTAACTACAGGAGCCTCTGCATGA